One Saprospiraceae bacterium DNA window includes the following coding sequences:
- the lepB gene encoding signal peptidase I, producing MSVLIFLIVLYILLGVSMMKLFEKAGIPGWKALVPGLAAVEWCKMIGRKPRYALWLLFPIVNIFIYAGMVIDMVRSFGKHSFWQAALAVIYAPIPFFLIGANKKDQYQGPILEREREYHRLHHAAQEKQDKLALKRVETDYAYLRKSQLREWAEAVIFAVFAAAFIRMFLIEAYVIPTPSMEGTLKVGDFLFVSKAHYGIRTPMTVVQFPLMHNQMPFGLGKSYTEKPSLPYYRLPALEKIDRNEPVVFNWPAGDSVVITPERSYSIDQIRQQTGGLLPPGLKVVTHPIDKKDHYIKRCVGLPGDSLEIRKGQIYINGELAQNPKHRQFLYQVKPQNISLKKLEEWGVSLSSPQDRQLASQGAFFFDDDQVKKVKSLGNNIQVERVPQDREPGYVFPNDARHAGGWTVDDYGPIWIPKKGATTPLDTNNVSFYRRIITVYEGNKLEVREGKIFINGQEANSYTFKQDYFWMMGDNRHNSEDSRIWGYVPEDHIVGKPLFIWFSTKNGNMREGINWNRIFKSASSM from the coding sequence ATGTCAGTTTTGATTTTCCTGATTGTTCTCTATATCTTGCTCGGCGTGAGCATGATGAAACTGTTTGAAAAGGCGGGCATCCCCGGCTGGAAGGCATTGGTGCCGGGCTTGGCGGCAGTCGAATGGTGCAAGATGATTGGCCGCAAACCGCGCTATGCCTTGTGGCTGCTTTTCCCCATCGTCAACATTTTCATATACGCGGGCATGGTGATTGACATGGTGCGCTCGTTTGGCAAGCACAGCTTTTGGCAGGCCGCATTGGCGGTGATTTACGCGCCAATTCCATTTTTCCTCATCGGAGCCAATAAAAAGGACCAATACCAAGGGCCGATTTTGGAACGCGAGCGCGAATATCACCGACTGCACCACGCCGCGCAAGAGAAGCAGGACAAACTGGCGCTGAAAAGGGTTGAGACCGACTATGCGTACCTCCGCAAATCGCAACTCCGCGAATGGGCCGAAGCGGTCATTTTTGCCGTGTTCGCCGCGGCGTTCATTCGGATGTTCCTCATCGAGGCCTATGTGATTCCCACGCCTTCGATGGAAGGCACGCTCAAAGTGGGCGACTTCTTGTTTGTCAGCAAAGCGCACTACGGTATTCGCACACCAATGACGGTGGTGCAATTCCCCCTGATGCACAACCAGATGCCCTTTGGCTTGGGCAAATCATACACCGAAAAGCCCTCGTTGCCTTACTACCGCCTTCCCGCGCTGGAAAAAATAGACCGCAACGAGCCAGTGGTGTTCAACTGGCCTGCGGGCGATAGCGTGGTGATTACCCCCGAACGAAGCTACAGCATTGACCAGATACGCCAGCAAACGGGTGGGTTGCTGCCGCCCGGCCTGAAAGTCGTGACGCACCCCATTGACAAAAAAGACCATTACATCAAGCGGTGCGTCGGGCTGCCAGGCGATAGCCTCGAGATTCGCAAGGGGCAGATTTACATCAACGGCGAATTGGCCCAAAACCCGAAACACCGCCAATTCCTCTATCAGGTGAAGCCGCAGAATATCAGCCTGAAAAAATTGGAGGAGTGGGGCGTGTCGCTCAGCAGCCCCCAAGACCGCCAGTTGGCCAGCCAAGGCGCTTTCTTCTTCGACGACGACCAAGTCAAGAAAGTCAAATCGCTTGGCAACAACATTCAGGTGGAGCGCGTGCCGCAAGACCGCGAGCCGGGCTATGTGTTTCCCAACGATGCCCGCCACGCCGGCGGCTGGACGGTGGACGACTACGGCCCCATCTGGATTCCGAAAAAAGGCGCGACCACGCCCCTAGACACCAACAATGTGTCTTTCTACCGCCGAATCATCACCGTGTATGAGGGCAACAAACTGGAAGTGCGCGAGGGCAAAATTTTCATCAATGGCCAAGAAGCCAACTCCTACACCTTCAAACAGGACTATTTCTGGATGATGGGCGACAATCGCCACAACTCGGAAGATTCGCGGATTTGGGGCTATGTGCCAGAAGACCACATCGTGGGCAAGCCACTTTTCATCTGGTTTTCCACTAAAAACGGAAATATGCGCGAGGGCATCAACTGGAACCGCATTTTCAAATCGGCCAGCTCGATGTAA
- the mgrA gene encoding L-glyceraldehyde 3-phosphate reductase: protein MPYLPAAHRYDSMQYRRCGRSGLKLPAVSLGLWHNFGHVDVYENYRAILHLAFDAGITHFDLANNYGPPPGSAEENFGRILRQDFKGYRDEMIISSKAGYHMWEGPYGEWGSKKYLIASLDQSLQRMGLDYVDIFYSHRPDPDTPLEETMSALDLIVRQGKALYVGISNYQNKEAQEAIRILKELGTPCLIHQPKYSMFERWVEGGLLDILEHEGVGCIPFSPLAQGLLTDKYLSGIPTDSRAAKPHGFLKETAITDERLRQIRTLHHIAQQRGQTLAQMALSWLLKDARITSVLVGASRPEQLADSLRCLDRLAFSPEELGQIEAVLKR from the coding sequence ATGCCGTATCTTCCTGCTGCCCACCGCTATGACTCCATGCAATATCGCCGCTGTGGTCGCAGCGGTCTGAAACTCCCGGCGGTCTCGCTCGGCTTGTGGCACAATTTCGGCCATGTGGACGTGTACGAAAACTACCGCGCCATCCTGCACCTCGCCTTCGACGCGGGCATCACGCATTTCGACCTTGCCAACAACTACGGCCCACCACCCGGCTCGGCGGAGGAAAATTTTGGCCGCATCCTGCGACAAGATTTCAAAGGCTACCGCGACGAGATGATTATCTCGTCGAAGGCTGGCTATCACATGTGGGAAGGCCCCTATGGAGAATGGGGCAGCAAGAAATACCTCATCGCCAGTCTCGACCAAAGCCTCCAACGCATGGGGCTGGACTACGTGGACATTTTTTACAGCCACCGTCCCGACCCGGACACCCCCTTGGAGGAAACCATGTCGGCGCTCGACCTCATCGTGCGGCAAGGCAAGGCGCTCTATGTGGGCATTTCAAACTATCAGAACAAAGAAGCGCAAGAGGCTATCCGCATTTTGAAAGAACTCGGCACGCCCTGCCTCATTCACCAGCCCAAGTATTCCATGTTCGAGCGTTGGGTAGAAGGCGGCTTGCTCGACATCTTGGAGCACGAGGGCGTGGGCTGCATACCCTTCTCCCCACTGGCGCAAGGGCTGCTGACCGACAAATATCTGAGCGGCATCCCGACGGATTCGAGGGCTGCCAAGCCGCACGGCTTTTTGAAAGAAACCGCCATCACCGACGAGCGCCTACGCCAAATCCGAACACTCCACCACATCGCCCAACAACGCGGCCAAACGCTCGCACAAATGGCCCTGTCGTGGCTCCTGAAAGACGCACGCATCACCTCTGTGCTCGTTGGGGCCAGCCGACCGGAACAATTAGCCGATTCGCTGCGATGCCTCGACCGTCTTGCGTTTTCCCCCGAGGAATTGGGGCAGATAGAAGCGGTGTTGAAACGGTGA
- a CDS encoding cation:proton antiporter — MSWFSSISLNPFYEFAIILSFAALLGGIGQLLRQPLIVMFIALGVLVGPSVLDIVKSKDNIHLLADMGIAILLFIVGLKLDLRIIKSIGKIALLTGLGQVVFTSLIGYFIGIGLGFSSLHSFYIAVALTFSSTIIIVKLLSDKKEIDSLHGQIAIGFLIVQDIVVILVMIVLSAMRQQDDATLLQDFGKSLLSGSILLLVTLIVMRWVIPRVSYFLAKSQELLTLFAIAWSVALASAGDLMDFSREVGAFLAGVSLASSQFKDVISSRLVSLRDFLLLFFFVNLGANLNLAIIGSQVPAALVFSLFVLVGNPLIVLIIMGFMGYRKRTSFLAGLTVAQISEFSLIFAGLGLTVGHITEETVGLITLVGLITIGLSTYLILYSHQIYEVIAPLLSIFQRKNPYRETDVKAGEQPPYDLVIFGLGRFGSRLAEMLEGHQEVRYLGIDFDPIIVKSWQERGKDIVYGDITDPEILEQIPFKHTKCVVSTVSDREASVHLFETLKRNGYEGKIYLTALNDKDYELLSACGADEVLLPHQMAATNFYNSFLSNLLEKGKRPKEESV; from the coding sequence ATGAGTTGGTTTTCCTCCATATCCTTGAATCCATTTTACGAGTTTGCGATTATCCTGTCGTTTGCGGCTTTGTTGGGTGGCATCGGGCAGTTGTTGCGGCAACCGCTCATAGTCATGTTCATTGCGTTGGGGGTGCTTGTCGGGCCGTCGGTGTTGGACATCGTGAAATCAAAGGACAACATTCACTTGCTCGCGGACATGGGCATTGCCATACTGCTGTTCATCGTGGGGCTAAAGCTCGACTTGCGCATCATTAAGTCCATCGGCAAAATCGCGTTGCTCACCGGGTTGGGGCAAGTTGTGTTCACCTCGTTGATAGGTTATTTTATCGGGATTGGTTTGGGTTTTTCCAGCCTGCACAGTTTCTACATCGCGGTGGCGCTGACTTTTTCGAGCACCATCATCATCGTGAAGTTGTTGTCCGATAAAAAAGAGATAGACTCGTTGCACGGTCAGATTGCCATTGGTTTTCTGATTGTGCAGGATATAGTGGTCATTTTGGTGATGATAGTGCTTTCGGCCATGCGGCAGCAGGACGACGCCACGCTCTTGCAGGATTTTGGGAAATCCCTGTTGTCAGGCTCTATCTTGCTGTTGGTCACGCTAATAGTGATGCGGTGGGTGATTCCGAGGGTAAGTTATTTTCTGGCCAAGTCGCAGGAGTTGCTGACGCTGTTCGCCATCGCATGGTCGGTTGCGTTGGCATCGGCGGGCGATTTAATGGATTTCAGCCGAGAGGTGGGGGCGTTTCTGGCAGGGGTGAGTTTGGCTTCCTCGCAGTTCAAGGATGTCATCAGTAGCCGATTGGTGAGTCTTCGTGATTTTCTGTTGCTCTTCTTTTTTGTCAATTTGGGAGCCAATCTCAATTTGGCCATCATCGGTAGCCAAGTGCCGGCGGCCCTTGTATTTTCCCTGTTTGTGCTTGTGGGCAATCCGCTCATTGTGCTCATCATCATGGGTTTCATGGGCTATCGCAAAAGGACATCCTTTTTGGCGGGCTTGACCGTGGCGCAAATCAGTGAGTTCTCCCTCATTTTTGCCGGCTTGGGCCTCACGGTCGGGCACATCACCGAAGAGACGGTGGGCCTCATCACCTTGGTGGGTCTCATCACGATTGGTCTTTCCACCTATCTCATCCTTTACTCTCACCAGATTTATGAAGTCATCGCGCCGTTGCTCAGTATTTTTCAAAGAAAAAACCCCTATCGGGAAACAGATGTCAAAGCAGGCGAACAACCTCCCTACGACTTGGTCATTTTTGGTCTTGGCCGATTTGGCAGCAGGCTCGCGGAAATGCTTGAAGGACATCAGGAGGTGCGATACTTGGGCATTGACTTCGACCCCATCATCGTCAAGTCATGGCAAGAGCGTGGCAAGGACATCGTCTATGGGGACATCACTGACCCGGAGATTCTGGAACAAATCCCGTTCAAGCACACCAAGTGCGTCGTGAGCACGGTATCCGACAGGGAAGCCTCCGTCCACCTCTTCGAGACCTTGAAACGAAATGGCTACGAGGGCAAAATTTATCTCACCGCGCTCAACGACAAAGACTACGAGTTGCTGAGCGCTTGCGGCGCCGACGAGGTGCTGTTGCCCCACCAAATGGCGGCGACCAATTTCTACAACTCGTTCCTATCGAATTTGCTTGAAAAGGGCAAGCGTCCAAAGGAAGAAAGTGTGTGA
- a CDS encoding universal stress protein translates to MKTRLIVLIDFSPYSETLLHLANEWGKLLHAQLLVMHQVPGLVPALADRESRRHIIEVEKEKATARLTDLVHKHVSDALKVTYHVSEKSLLVSLSKILKQRHEDMLLMGLKGTSTLKRILIGSTVTKVVEYLNHVTVAVPVHVGHFIPEKLIVAVSEQYPLNEEAFGQVVHSFKGRIVHIEFVAVVAPEEDAERSSGYLGHLCARYQSEAPSSFKIFKAESAFKEIKAYLQQEDCSMLVVQKGSRSFSDQLFRKFLINELVHDGSMPLIIIPL, encoded by the coding sequence ATGAAGACAAGGCTCATCGTACTCATTGATTTTTCCCCATATTCCGAAACACTCCTGCACCTTGCCAACGAATGGGGCAAGCTGCTGCACGCCCAGCTTTTGGTGATGCATCAGGTGCCGGGGCTGGTACCTGCCTTGGCTGACCGGGAAAGCCGGCGGCACATCATTGAAGTAGAAAAGGAAAAAGCCACTGCGAGGCTCACCGATTTGGTGCACAAGCACGTTTCCGACGCGCTCAAGGTGACCTACCACGTCTCGGAGAAAAGCCTGCTGGTCTCGCTGTCTAAAATATTGAAACAGCGGCACGAGGATATGCTCTTGATGGGGCTGAAAGGCACGAGCACGCTGAAGAGAATCCTGATAGGCAGCACGGTGACAAAGGTGGTGGAATACCTCAACCATGTCACGGTGGCCGTGCCGGTCCATGTCGGCCATTTCATCCCGGAAAAATTGATTGTGGCCGTGAGCGAACAATATCCGCTCAATGAGGAGGCTTTCGGCCAAGTGGTGCATTCGTTCAAGGGGCGCATCGTGCACATCGAGTTTGTCGCCGTGGTCGCGCCGGAAGAGGATGCGGAGCGTTCGTCGGGTTATTTGGGACACCTGTGCGCGCGTTACCAATCGGAAGCGCCTTCCTCTTTCAAGATTTTCAAGGCTGAAAGCGCCTTCAAGGAAATCAAGGCATATTTGCAGCAAGAGGATTGCAGTATGCTGGTGGTGCAAAAAGGCTCGCGTTCCTTCTCCGACCAATTGTTCAGAAAGTTTCTCATCAATGAGCTGGTGCATGATGGCTCCATGCCGCTAATCATCATTCCGCTATGA
- a CDS encoding gliding motility-associated C-terminal domain-containing protein, whose amino-acid sequence MTQLRLLLALFAFLFFGKGLHAQDYFQKTLDRNFRDVGRSVAVLPNGDIMLAGATGPVGSEQMWLHRLNQKGEPLWSKIYQGNGAEIAVDIHRAQGGDGFWAIFNSNGAGGWMKISDSGDVLLAQRASMPSTFGRLLPLADGGILISGRADVNPFSRALVLKINSSGNVVWQNVFGGQGNDALEHCWEDVEGFLHCVGYSANFDGHRDGLLARLSPTGAVLWTRRYGSSGTDQFTSIAPFVNDSSLLLAGYSNGFGGLNEVWLMKTTRTGAVRWSRTYTAPNLNLGAMHLQGLMGNQFIVSAADPQYQVGSPAVLFKISEDGDLLWEYEYKSGGERAALREVVPTMGGFAAVGSATVNGNEEFYLVKIAADGLLPSADCCPVSAKLVVKDAMPNTQPYVPISAVGFNTIGQQVSGTTAEATVTDLCVPIDLDFAVSDSSICPGECVEITVVGNTPGVTYTFSTPGGVPDPDNPLRVCYPNDGFFLIDRKGQSSVCSKNRTVRIEVGNRPDAFPNAFTPNGDNVNDTFKPLFFCPVTTTLFRVYNRWGLMVFETNDPAAAWDGRVDGKDAPSDVYVWWVEYEVLRDGQRQRVARKGEVALLR is encoded by the coding sequence ATGACACAATTACGTCTGCTACTTGCCTTGTTCGCTTTTTTATTTTTTGGAAAAGGCCTCCATGCTCAAGATTATTTTCAAAAAACACTCGACCGCAATTTTAGAGACGTGGGTCGTAGCGTGGCCGTTTTGCCCAATGGCGACATCATGCTGGCTGGCGCGACGGGGCCCGTCGGCAGCGAGCAAATGTGGCTCCACCGCCTCAATCAAAAAGGTGAGCCGTTGTGGTCGAAAATCTATCAAGGCAACGGTGCCGAAATCGCCGTTGACATCCATCGGGCGCAGGGCGGCGATGGTTTCTGGGCGATTTTCAATTCGAACGGAGCGGGCGGGTGGATGAAAATCTCGGACTCGGGCGACGTGTTGCTGGCGCAAAGAGCCTCTATGCCCTCCACGTTCGGCAGGCTGTTGCCTTTGGCCGACGGCGGCATCCTGATAAGCGGACGTGCCGACGTAAACCCGTTTTCGAGGGCGCTCGTTCTGAAAATCAATTCGAGTGGCAACGTGGTGTGGCAAAACGTCTTTGGAGGCCAGGGCAACGACGCGCTCGAACACTGCTGGGAGGATGTGGAAGGCTTCCTCCACTGCGTGGGGTACTCGGCCAATTTCGACGGCCACCGCGACGGCCTGTTGGCACGGCTTTCCCCGACGGGCGCAGTGCTGTGGACGCGGCGCTATGGCTCTTCCGGCACCGACCAATTCACGAGTATTGCTCCTTTCGTCAACGACAGCAGTCTCCTCTTGGCAGGCTACTCGAACGGTTTTGGCGGCCTCAACGAAGTGTGGCTCATGAAAACAACCCGAACGGGTGCGGTGCGCTGGTCGCGCACTTATACCGCGCCCAACCTGAATCTGGGCGCTATGCACTTGCAGGGGTTGATGGGCAATCAATTTATCGTGTCCGCCGCCGACCCTCAGTATCAGGTGGGCAGCCCGGCGGTGCTGTTCAAAATTTCGGAAGACGGCGATTTGCTCTGGGAATATGAATACAAATCTGGTGGCGAACGTGCCGCTTTGAGAGAAGTGGTTCCGACGATGGGTGGTTTTGCGGCGGTGGGCTCGGCCACCGTCAATGGCAATGAGGAATTCTATTTGGTCAAAATCGCGGCTGATGGGCTGCTCCCAAGCGCCGATTGCTGCCCCGTGTCGGCTAAATTGGTGGTGAAAGACGCGATGCCCAACACGCAGCCTTATGTCCCAATCTCTGCTGTCGGGTTCAACACCATTGGTCAGCAAGTGTCTGGCACGACTGCGGAAGCAACGGTGACGGACCTTTGCGTGCCGATAGACCTCGATTTTGCCGTTTCCGATTCGAGCATTTGCCCGGGCGAGTGTGTGGAAATCACAGTCGTCGGCAACACGCCCGGCGTGACCTACACCTTTTCAACTCCCGGCGGCGTGCCCGACCCTGACAACCCTCTGCGGGTGTGTTATCCGAACGACGGCTTTTTTTTGATTGACAGAAAAGGGCAGAGCAGCGTGTGTTCCAAAAATCGGACAGTACGCATAGAGGTCGGCAATCGCCCCGACGCATTCCCAAACGCTTTCACGCCTAATGGCGACAACGTGAACGACACGTTCAAGCCGCTGTTTTTCTGCCCAGTCACCACCACGCTTTTCAGGGTTTACAATCGTTGGGGGCTGATGGTCTTCGAAACAAACGACCCCGCCGCCGCATGGGATGGTCGGGTGGATGGCAAGGATGCGCCTTCCGATGTGTATGTTTGGTGGGTGGAGTACGAGGTGCTGCGCGACGGTCAGCGGCAGCGCGTGGCGCGAAAAGGCGAGGTGGCATTGCTGCGGTGA
- a CDS encoding glycosyltransferase, protein MRILQLCNKFPWPLKDGAAIASTYLAKAFDELGSEVTLLSMNTSKHWFDTGELPHDFDHYTAIHTVFVNNHIRPLPALLNLFTDKSYHVERFDNADFANKLKALLKSNTFDVVQLESLYLTPYIPVIREHSSALIALRAHNVEHEIWERVAANSNPLKRWYLQRITPRLRQYELEHLNDYDLVVGISERDVEQFRALGLRQPATIAPIGLDCRDYQADYTSYSRPLSLSFIGSLDWMPNQEGLKWFLNEVWAPVLATAFPALTFHIAGRTAPHWLRHLDMERVRFHGEVPSAPDFLNQHSVMVVPLLSGGGMRAKILEGMAVGKVVLSTRVGMEGIEARHRQECLLADTPDDFLKALAWCHLQGERLAEMGRKAKRFCHVHYDNLELGRQLLEHYGSLASRPTTMV, encoded by the coding sequence ATGCGAATCCTGCAACTCTGCAACAAATTCCCATGGCCCCTGAAAGACGGGGCGGCCATTGCCAGCACTTATCTGGCCAAGGCTTTCGATGAATTGGGCAGCGAAGTCACCTTGCTGTCCATGAACACGAGCAAGCATTGGTTCGACACGGGCGAATTGCCTCACGACTTCGACCACTACACGGCCATCCATACCGTTTTTGTCAACAACCATATCCGCCCGCTGCCAGCGCTGCTCAATCTGTTCACCGACAAATCCTATCATGTGGAGCGGTTCGACAACGCCGATTTTGCCAACAAACTAAAGGCGTTGTTGAAAAGCAACACATTCGACGTGGTACAACTCGAATCACTATATCTCACCCCCTACATCCCGGTCATTCGGGAACATTCATCCGCCTTGATTGCGCTCCGCGCCCACAACGTGGAGCATGAGATATGGGAGCGCGTGGCCGCGAATTCCAACCCGCTGAAACGTTGGTACCTGCAACGAATCACACCGCGCCTGCGCCAATATGAGCTCGAGCACCTGAACGACTACGACCTCGTGGTAGGCATCAGCGAGCGCGACGTGGAGCAGTTTCGAGCCTTGGGGCTGCGCCAACCCGCCACCATCGCGCCCATCGGGCTGGACTGCCGCGACTATCAGGCCGACTACACGAGTTACAGCCGCCCGCTTAGTCTTTCGTTTATTGGCTCTTTGGACTGGATGCCCAATCAAGAAGGGCTAAAGTGGTTTCTCAACGAAGTGTGGGCACCTGTGCTCGCGACCGCGTTCCCTGCATTGACTTTCCACATCGCGGGCCGCACGGCACCGCATTGGCTGCGCCACCTCGACATGGAGCGCGTCAGGTTTCACGGCGAAGTGCCGAGCGCGCCCGATTTTTTGAACCAACATTCGGTGATGGTGGTGCCGTTGCTCTCCGGCGGCGGCATGCGGGCAAAAATCCTCGAAGGTATGGCCGTCGGTAAAGTGGTGTTGTCCACCCGCGTGGGCATGGAAGGTATCGAGGCGCGGCATCGGCAAGAGTGCCTACTCGCCGACACGCCTGACGATTTCCTCAAAGCCTTGGCTTGGTGCCACCTTCAAGGCGAGCGGTTGGCTGAGATGGGGCGCAAGGCAAAGCGCTTCTGTCATGTTCACTACGACAATCTTGAACTGGGGCGCCAGCTCTTGGAGCATTACGGGAGCTTGGCGTCGCGCCCCACGACGATGGTTTGA
- a CDS encoding ABC transporter ATP-binding protein, which produces MVLKANNIHKSYGTLEILKGVNLEVRRGEIVSIVGKSGAGKSTLLHILGTLDAADRGELLIRDMPIRSLSAKQLAAFRNRHIGFVFQFHHLLPEFTAVENVCIPGFIQKRATSEVKKRAEELLRYLGLAERLTHKPTEMSGGEQQRVAVARALVNQPDIIFADEPTGNLDSMASQDLHRLLRQLRDDYGQAFVIVTHNKELADLSDRCLEMKDGLLV; this is translated from the coding sequence ATGGTTCTCAAAGCAAATAACATCCACAAATCCTACGGCACGCTGGAAATCCTAAAAGGGGTGAACCTCGAGGTGCGGCGCGGCGAAATCGTCAGCATCGTCGGCAAGTCGGGGGCGGGCAAAAGTACGTTGCTTCACATACTTGGCACGCTCGACGCTGCCGACCGCGGGGAACTCCTCATTCGAGACATGCCCATTCGCTCGTTGAGCGCCAAACAGTTGGCGGCTTTTCGCAATCGTCACATTGGTTTTGTCTTTCAGTTTCACCATTTGTTGCCAGAATTCACGGCGGTGGAAAACGTGTGCATCCCGGGTTTTATTCAGAAAAGAGCAACCAGCGAGGTGAAAAAACGCGCCGAGGAATTGCTCCGCTACTTGGGTCTCGCCGAACGCCTCACGCACAAGCCCACTGAAATGAGCGGTGGTGAACAACAGCGCGTGGCGGTCGCTCGCGCATTGGTCAACCAACCCGACATTATTTTTGCCGACGAACCAACGGGCAATCTCGACAGCATGGCCTCGCAAGATTTGCACCGCCTGCTACGCCAGCTCCGCGACGATTACGGACAGGCATTTGTCATTGTCACGCATAATAAAGAACTTGCCGACCTTTCAGACAGGTGTCTGGAAATGAAAGATGGGTTGTTGGTTTGA
- a CDS encoding alkaline phosphatase, which translates to MRLILLLLALVFAGCASSVKQSVEIQPVKFAERPKNIILLIGDGMALAQVSAGIYWAGVGKSAFEQFPYVGFHKSHSCDDYVTDSAAGATAFSCGQKTTNNAIAVLPPDNRPCTTILEDLSARGHATGMVVTCSAPHATPASFIAHREIRAFTEDIALDYLKTPFDCFIGGGEHFFNNRPDRLNLEDSLRQRGYVIRRGTTFGRLPLDGSAPFMLFTADREPMTASAGRRYLPEATRVAAQFLQKRSDKGFFLMVEGSQIDWACHANDANWLRAEMMDFDKTIKQALEFAASNGETLVIVTGDHECGGLALTEGPIKSDFQPVFSCRLHTAALVPVFAYGPKAGLFTGLYDNTDIYGKMRAALGIE; encoded by the coding sequence ATGCGCCTCATTCTGCTGCTTCTCGCTTTAGTTTTTGCCGGATGTGCTTCGTCCGTCAAACAATCTGTTGAGATACAACCCGTTAAATTTGCCGAACGGCCTAAAAACATCATCTTGCTCATCGGCGATGGCATGGCGCTGGCACAGGTGTCGGCGGGCATTTATTGGGCTGGCGTGGGCAAATCGGCTTTCGAGCAGTTCCCCTATGTGGGGTTTCACAAAAGCCATTCTTGCGACGACTATGTGACGGACTCCGCGGCAGGGGCCACGGCATTTTCTTGTGGTCAGAAAACGACCAACAACGCCATCGCGGTGCTGCCGCCTGACAATCGCCCCTGCACCACCATCCTCGAAGACCTGAGCGCCAGAGGCCACGCGACCGGCATGGTAGTCACCTGTTCGGCGCCACACGCCACGCCCGCTTCCTTCATTGCCCACCGCGAGATTCGCGCTTTTACGGAGGATATCGCGCTGGATTATCTGAAAACTCCGTTCGACTGTTTTATCGGGGGAGGCGAGCATTTTTTCAACAACCGCCCCGACCGCCTGAACTTGGAGGACTCGCTGAGACAGCGCGGCTATGTCATCCGGCGCGGCACTACCTTCGGCAGATTGCCGCTTGATGGGTCGGCGCCGTTCATGCTCTTCACTGCCGACCGCGAACCCATGACGGCTTCTGCCGGGCGGCGCTATCTGCCCGAAGCGACCCGCGTGGCTGCCCAATTTTTGCAAAAAAGAAGCGATAAGGGTTTTTTCCTGATGGTGGAGGGAAGCCAGATAGATTGGGCTTGCCATGCCAACGATGCCAACTGGCTTCGCGCCGAAATGATGGATTTTGACAAAACCATCAAACAGGCGCTCGAATTTGCTGCCTCGAATGGCGAGACGCTTGTCATCGTCACCGGCGACCACGAATGTGGCGGGCTGGCACTGACGGAAGGCCCTATAAAAAGCGACTTTCAGCCCGTTTTCTCCTGCCGCTTGCATACCGCCGCTTTGGTGCCAGTGTTTGCCTATGGCCCCAAGGCCGGGCTTTTCACGGGGCTTTACGACAACACTGACATTTATGGAAAAATGCGGGCGGCGTTGGGGATAGAGTAG